Proteins encoded by one window of Pan troglodytes isolate AG18354 chromosome 16, NHGRI_mPanTro3-v2.0_pri, whole genome shotgun sequence:
- the LOC107968552 gene encoding small ribosomal subunit protein eS27-like has product MLLAKDLLHPSPEEEKRKHKKKHLVQSPNSYFMDMKCPGCYKITMVFSHAPTVVLGVDCCTFLCQPTGGKARLMEGWSFRRKQH; this is encoded by the coding sequence ATGCTTCTTGCAAAGGATCTCCTTCATCCCTCtccagaagaggagaagaggaaacaCAAGAAGAAACACCTGGTGCAGAGCCCCAATTCCTACTTCATGGATATGAAATGCCCAGGATGCTATAAAATCACCATGGTCTTTAGCCATGCGCCAACGGTAGTTTTGGGTGTTGACTGCTGCACTTTCCTCTGCCAGCCTACAGGAGGAAAAGCAAGGCTTATGGAAGGATGGTCCTTCAGGAGAAAGCAGCACTAA
- the LOC467627 gene encoding large ribosomal subunit protein uL18-like: MIVRVTNRDIICQIAYARIEGDMIVCTAYAHELPKYGVKVGPTNYAAAYCTGLLLARRLLSRFGMDKIYEGQVEVTGDEYIVESIDGQPSAFTCYLDAGLARTTTGNKVFGALKGAVDGGLSIPHSTKRFPGYGSESKEVNAEVHQKHIMGENVADYMCYLMEEDENAYQKQFSQYIKNRVTPDMMEEMYKEAHAAIRENPVYENKPKKEVKKKRWNHPKMSLAQKKDWVAQKNASFLRAQKQAAES; this comes from the coding sequence ATGATAGTTCGTGTAACAAACAGAGATATCATTTGTCAGATTGCTTATGCCCGTATAGAGGGGGATATGATAGTCTGCACAGCATATGCACATGAACTGCCAAAATATGGTGTGAAGGTTGGCCCGACAAATTATGCTGCAGCATATTGTACTGGCCTGCTGCTGGCCCGCAGGCTTCTCAGTAGGTTTGGCATGGACAAGATCTATGAAGGCCAAGTGGAGGTGACTGGCGATGAATACATTGTGGAAAGCATTGATGGTCAGCCAAGTGCCTTTACCTGCTATTTGGATGCAGGCCTTGCCAGAACTACCACTGGCAATAAAGTTTTTGGTGCCCTGAAGGGAGCTGTGGATGGAGGCTTGTCTATCCCTCACAGCACCAAACGATTCCCCGGTTATGGTTCTGAAAGCAAGGAAGTTAATGCAGAAGTACACCAGAAGCACATCATGGGCGAGAATGTTGCCGATTACATGTGCTACTTAATGGAAGAAGATGAAAATGCTTACCAGAAACAGTTCTCTCAATACATAAAGAACAGGGTAACTCCAGACATGATGGAGGAAATGTATAAGGAAGCTCATGCTGCTATACGAGAGAATCCAGTCTATGAAAATAAGCccaagaaagaagttaaaaagaagaGGTGGAACCATCCCAAAATGTCCCTTGCTCAGAAGAAGGATTGGGTAGCTCAAAAGAATGCAAGCTTCCTCAGAGCTCAGAAGCAGGCTGCTGAGAGCTAA